Proteins encoded together in one Gaiella occulta window:
- a CDS encoding N-acetylmuramoyl-L-alanine amidase, with product MKTVVTSIIAVTLAALALPAAASAGLASLVTRDVPLHGERLPAAAAPTRFDLVGLRWRGSGTVSFQVRSVAGRWGAWLPAAPEAEDLPDARSAEARAARGWQLGNPTWVGPSTAIRYRTRGTVTALRASFVRSPELRVPLRTLSIAGAPPIVPRSGWGADESIRHGEPEYASAVRYAIVHHTAGTNSYSPAEAAAIMRGIELYHVKANGWNDIGYNFLVDRYGTVYEGRYGGIDRNVVAAHAKGFNTGSVGVAVIGTFSDADVTPAAESALTRLLAWRLDLAHVDPLSTTTVVSGGSERFPVGVPVLLRAVSGHRDTGLTVCPGNKLYARLDQIAAATQAIGLPKIYEPSVTGGIGALVRFRARVSGALPWTVTVTDPAGLGVASGTGVGPSVDWTWDASLAVVSGARWRIAVAGATAASGVLGKVAPGGAALAVTGLAADPETISPNGDGQLETSTITYTTTADASVTVSLLDAAGRQVAELAPAAPQPPGEHALVFDGLGQPDGVYTIAVTAIGADGTVVTQQTPVTITRTLGEAAVRPAVFTPNGDGSGDELQVRFQLAAAASVRVRVLREGKWVATPFSGPLAAGPQLISWDGSKRIGRARDGSYTAVVEATDAIGTTAIALPFVTDAHPPLLRLLAGRPARLWVSEAATVTVRVNGAARVLQATAAGPLPLAGIKRVRSLVAVGRDVAGNRTVLRFAR from the coding sequence GTGAAGACTGTCGTCACCTCCATCATCGCCGTCACCCTGGCCGCGCTCGCGCTGCCCGCTGCTGCGTCGGCCGGTCTGGCGTCGCTGGTCACGCGCGACGTCCCTCTCCACGGCGAGCGCCTGCCCGCGGCCGCGGCGCCCACCCGCTTCGACCTCGTCGGGCTGCGCTGGCGCGGCAGCGGCACCGTCTCGTTCCAGGTGCGGTCGGTTGCGGGTCGCTGGGGCGCCTGGCTGCCCGCCGCGCCGGAGGCCGAGGATCTTCCCGACGCGCGCAGCGCCGAGGCGCGCGCCGCCCGCGGGTGGCAGCTCGGCAACCCCACATGGGTCGGGCCCTCGACAGCGATCCGCTACCGCACGAGGGGAACCGTCACGGCGCTGCGCGCCTCGTTCGTGCGCAGTCCCGAGTTGCGCGTGCCCCTGCGCACGCTGAGCATCGCCGGCGCCCCGCCCATCGTGCCGCGCAGCGGCTGGGGCGCGGACGAGTCGATCCGCCACGGCGAGCCGGAGTATGCGAGCGCCGTGCGCTATGCGATCGTGCACCACACGGCGGGCACGAACAGCTACTCGCCGGCCGAGGCCGCCGCGATCATGCGCGGGATCGAGCTCTACCACGTGAAGGCGAACGGCTGGAACGACATCGGCTACAACTTCCTCGTCGACCGTTACGGCACCGTCTACGAGGGCCGCTACGGCGGTATCGACCGAAACGTCGTCGCCGCCCACGCGAAGGGCTTCAACACCGGTTCGGTGGGCGTCGCGGTCATCGGCACGTTCTCGGATGCCGACGTCACCCCCGCCGCCGAGAGCGCGCTGACGCGGCTGCTCGCCTGGCGTCTCGACCTCGCCCACGTCGACCCGCTCTCGACGACGACGGTCGTCTCCGGCGGCAGCGAGCGGTTCCCCGTGGGCGTTCCCGTGCTCCTGCGCGCCGTGTCGGGTCACCGGGACACCGGGTTGACCGTGTGCCCCGGGAACAAGCTCTATGCCCGGCTCGACCAGATCGCCGCCGCCACGCAGGCGATCGGCCTGCCGAAGATCTACGAGCCCAGCGTGACCGGGGGAATCGGCGCTCTCGTGCGCTTCCGGGCGCGCGTCTCGGGGGCGCTCCCGTGGACCGTCACCGTCACCGACCCGGCGGGTCTGGGGGTTGCCTCCGGCACCGGCGTGGGCCCGTCCGTCGACTGGACGTGGGACGCGTCGCTCGCCGTCGTCAGCGGCGCGCGCTGGCGCATCGCCGTCGCCGGAGCGACGGCGGCGAGCGGCGTGCTCGGGAAGGTGGCGCCGGGAGGGGCGGCGCTCGCCGTCACGGGCCTCGCGGCCGATCCCGAGACGATCAGCCCCAACGGCGACGGCCAGCTCGAGACGAGCACGATCACCTACACGACGACCGCCGACGCGTCCGTCACCGTCTCCCTGCTCGATGCCGCCGGCCGGCAGGTCGCCGAGCTCGCGCCGGCGGCGCCGCAGCCTCCCGGGGAGCACGCGCTCGTCTTCGACGGCCTCGGCCAGCCCGACGGCGTCTACACGATCGCCGTCACGGCGATCGGCGCGGACGGGACGGTCGTCACGCAGCAGACGCCCGTGACGATCACCCGCACGCTCGGCGAGGCCGCCGTGCGGCCCGCGGTGTTCACGCCGAACGGCGACGGCTCGGGCGACGAGCTGCAGGTGCGCTTCCAGCTCGCAGCAGCGGCGTCGGTGCGCGTGCGGGTGCTCCGCGAAGGCAAGTGGGTGGCGACGCCGTTCTCGGGCCCGCTCGCAGCCGGCCCGCAGCTGATCTCGTGGGACGGCAGCAAGCGCATCGGCAGGGCGCGCGACGGCTCCTACACCGCCGTCGTGGAGGCGACCGACGCCATCGGCACCACCGCGATCGCGTTGCCGTTCGTGACCGACGCGCACCCGCCGCTGCTGCGGCTCCTCGCGGGCCGGCCGGCGAGGCTGTGGGTCTCCGAGGCGGCCACGGTGACGGTGCGCGTCAACGGCGCCGCCCGTGTGCTGCAGGCGACCGCGGCCGGGCCGCTGCCGTTGGCCGGCATCAAGCGCGTGCGCTCGCTCGTCGCCGTCGGCCGCGACGTCGCCGGCAACCGCACGGTGCTCCGCTTCGCCCGCTGA
- a CDS encoding NfeD family protein, whose product MRPPLLRGFLLVLAAVAAALLLTAPASAAPPRVLVVVFDNDVNPVTQDYVQDQVRRAERGGYDAVVLEMDTPGGLGSSMRAIVKTLLAAKVPVIVYVAPGGSSADSAGAVIGQAADVLAMAPQTNIGSSTPITTGGQDFSKDLRRKIVNDAAAYIAELAREHGRNAAAAEAMVRDAANFGAREAAAKNIVDFVAPSLSALLERSDGRVVQPKGLTLRTAGASVERVEMSAWKKALDLLIDPNVIALMLSLGLVGILVELWNPGLIFPGTVGAISLVVGLFGLQVLPISVAGALLLLLAVAFFASELFVPSHGALTAAGAVTFVIGALMLFDPAGPAYQVSLWTALGIAGALALLLGAALSRVVKARRNPVEVGIGRLVGEEALVRRDGLVLVGGELWRARRADGEPLVPGERAVVEAVEEGLRLVVGSTHRNGRDRPCPSH is encoded by the coding sequence GTGAGACCGCCGCTTTTGCGGGGATTTTTACTTGTGCTCGCGGCCGTTGCCGCAGCGCTGCTGCTCACGGCGCCCGCTTCGGCGGCGCCCCCGCGCGTGCTCGTCGTCGTGTTCGACAACGACGTCAACCCCGTCACGCAGGACTACGTGCAGGATCAGGTGCGGCGCGCCGAGCGGGGCGGCTACGACGCGGTCGTGCTCGAGATGGACACGCCCGGCGGGCTCGGCTCCTCGATGCGGGCGATCGTGAAGACGCTCCTCGCCGCGAAGGTGCCCGTGATCGTGTACGTGGCGCCCGGCGGCTCGAGCGCCGATTCGGCGGGCGCCGTCATCGGCCAGGCCGCGGACGTGCTGGCGATGGCGCCGCAGACGAACATCGGCTCCTCCACCCCGATCACGACGGGAGGCCAGGACTTCTCGAAGGACCTCCGCCGCAAGATCGTCAACGACGCCGCCGCCTACATCGCCGAGCTCGCGCGGGAGCACGGCCGCAATGCCGCGGCGGCGGAGGCGATGGTGCGCGACGCGGCGAACTTCGGTGCCAGGGAGGCGGCGGCGAAGAACATCGTCGACTTCGTCGCCCCGAGCCTGTCGGCGCTCCTCGAGCGCAGCGACGGCCGCGTCGTGCAGCCGAAGGGACTGACGTTGCGGACGGCCGGAGCGAGCGTCGAGCGGGTGGAGATGTCGGCGTGGAAGAAGGCGCTCGACCTGCTCATCGACCCGAACGTGATCGCGCTGATGCTGTCGCTCGGGCTCGTCGGCATCCTCGTCGAGCTGTGGAATCCGGGCCTGATCTTCCCCGGCACGGTCGGCGCGATCTCGCTCGTGGTCGGGCTGTTCGGGCTCCAGGTTCTCCCCATCTCGGTCGCCGGCGCGCTGCTGCTGCTGCTCGCCGTCGCGTTCTTCGCTAGCGAGCTCTTCGTGCCGAGCCACGGCGCGCTCACCGCGGCCGGCGCCGTGACGTTCGTGATCGGCGCTCTCATGCTTTTCGACCCGGCAGGACCGGCCTATCAGGTCTCGCTGTGGACGGCGCTCGGCATCGCGGGAGCGCTCGCTCTCCTGCTCGGCGCCGCCCTCTCGCGCGTCGTCAAGGCGCGCCGCAATCCGGTCGAGGTCGGAATCGGCCGGCTGGTCGGAGAGGAGGCCCTCGTGCGCCGCGACGGGCTCGTGCTCGTCGGGGGTGAGCTGTGGCGCGCTCGCCGCGCGGACGGCGAGCCGCTCGTTCCCGGCGAGCGCGCCGTCGTCGAGGCCGTCGAGGAAGGCCTCCGACTCGTCGTAGGATCCACTCACCGCAACGGAAGGGATCGACCGTGTCCATCGCACTGA
- a CDS encoding slipin family protein, whose protein sequence is MSIALIVVGVILLLLVLLLSATVKVAREYERGVIFRLGRLLPEPKGPGLFILIPVVDRMVKVDLRTVTLNVPPQEVITKDNVPVRVNAVAYFRIVEPKAAIVQVENYMNATSQISQTTLRSVLGQHQLDELLSERDKINAILQSIIDEATSPWGIKVSIVEVKDVEIPSDMQRAMARQAEAERERRAKVISAEGEYQASERLKDAAAVMAQEPITVQLRYLQTLLEIGSNNNSTIVFPIPIDLLTALANKAEGSA, encoded by the coding sequence GTGTCCATCGCACTGATCGTCGTCGGCGTCATCCTGCTTCTGCTCGTCCTGCTCCTCTCCGCGACCGTGAAGGTGGCACGCGAGTACGAGCGTGGCGTCATCTTCCGCCTCGGCCGGCTGCTGCCAGAGCCCAAGGGGCCGGGTCTGTTCATCCTCATCCCGGTCGTCGACCGCATGGTGAAGGTCGACCTGCGCACCGTGACGCTGAACGTGCCGCCGCAAGAGGTGATCACCAAGGACAACGTCCCGGTGCGCGTCAACGCCGTCGCATACTTCCGCATCGTCGAGCCGAAGGCGGCGATCGTGCAGGTCGAGAACTACATGAACGCGACGTCGCAGATCTCGCAGACGACGCTGCGCTCGGTGCTCGGCCAGCACCAGCTCGACGAGCTCCTCTCGGAGCGGGACAAGATCAACGCGATCCTGCAGTCGATCATCGACGAGGCGACCTCGCCGTGGGGCATCAAGGTGTCGATCGTCGAGGTGAAGGACGTCGAGATCCCGTCGGACATGCAGCGTGCGATGGCACGGCAGGCGGAGGCGGAGCGGGAGCGGCGCGCGAAGGTGATCTCGGCCGAGGGGGAGTACCAGGCCTCCGAGCGCCTCAAGGACGCGGCGGCCGTGATGGCGCAGGAGCCGATCACCGTGCAGCTCCGCTACCTGCAGACACTGCTCGAGATCGGGTCGAACAACAACTCGACGATCGTGTTCCCGATCCCGATCGACCTCCTCACCGCGCTCGCGAACAAGGCGGAGGGCTCGGCGTAG
- the gyrA gene encoding DNA gyrase subunit A — MSEPLGAGRVEPRELELEMRSSFLDYAMSVIVSRALPDVRDGLKPVHRRVLYGMHEAGMQPNRPYKKSAAVVGDVMGKYHPHGDSAIYDTLVRMAQPFSLRYPLVDGQGNFGSLDDDPAAAMRYTEARLTRLATEMLRDIDMDTVDFGPNYDESRKEPAVLPSRFPNLLVNGSSGIAVGMATNIPPHHLGETIDATVQLIDKPDASVDDLIKHLRGPDFPTGAIVVGRSGIRDAYRTGRGRIVMRARAHVEELRGGKSAIVVTELPYGVKKGGDSGVIKKIADLVHEKVITEISDLADHSDKSGMRIQIELKRDAIPQVVLNKLFKHTALQTTFGYNAVALADGVPRTLSLLELITHYLDYQREIVTRRSKFELRQAEKRAHVLRGYLIALDHLDAVIALIRGSDDTDAARTGLMEQFGLSEIQAQAILDLRLARLTGLARKEIEDEFADLQERIAELRAILGDPARVDALIREELLEIKHIYGRGDDRRTEIVVGEDSLELEDMIAEEDMVIAITRSGYIKRLPVTTYREQRRGGIGVMGMDMKDDDYIEHLFVASTHDYILFFTTVGKVYRLKVHELPLGSRQSKGRAIVNLLPFRQDEYIRAVIATRDYRESKYLVFATRRGVVKKTAFLEYNTPLKADGIIALKMREDDELVGVRLSDGDDDILMVSRLGQAVRFHEKDVRPMGRPASGVAGMKLRAGDEVIEVDIAADDADLLVVTENGWGKRTRVSEYPVKGRGTMGVKTAQLVEGKGRLAGARIVREGYQVMLISDGGTVIRMAVDGIKRSGRATQGVIVMRLREGEHVSSLAPVVGSDDDDGDPVEATSDAALPAGSAARGEDGDDIGAGEADPDDPADDDL, encoded by the coding sequence GTGAGCGAGCCTCTCGGCGCCGGCCGCGTCGAGCCGCGCGAGCTCGAGCTGGAGATGCGCTCGAGCTTCCTCGACTACGCCATGTCGGTGATCGTGAGCCGCGCCCTGCCGGACGTGCGCGACGGCCTCAAGCCGGTGCACCGGCGCGTGCTCTACGGCATGCACGAGGCCGGCATGCAGCCGAACCGCCCGTACAAGAAGAGCGCAGCCGTCGTCGGCGACGTGATGGGGAAGTACCACCCGCACGGCGACTCCGCCATCTACGACACCCTCGTGCGCATGGCGCAGCCGTTCTCGCTGCGCTACCCGCTCGTCGACGGCCAGGGCAACTTCGGTTCGCTGGACGACGATCCCGCAGCCGCGATGCGCTACACCGAAGCCCGCCTGACGCGACTCGCCACCGAGATGCTGCGCGACATCGACATGGACACGGTCGATTTCGGGCCCAACTACGACGAGTCCCGCAAGGAGCCCGCCGTGCTCCCGTCGCGGTTCCCGAACCTGCTCGTCAACGGTTCCTCCGGCATCGCCGTCGGCATGGCGACGAACATTCCGCCGCACCATCTCGGCGAGACGATCGACGCCACCGTGCAGCTGATCGACAAGCCCGACGCGAGCGTCGACGACCTCATCAAGCACCTGCGCGGGCCCGATTTCCCGACCGGCGCGATCGTCGTCGGCCGCTCCGGCATCCGCGACGCATACCGCACCGGCCGCGGCCGCATCGTCATGCGTGCCCGCGCTCACGTCGAGGAGCTGCGGGGCGGCAAGAGCGCCATCGTCGTCACGGAGCTGCCCTACGGCGTCAAGAAGGGCGGCGACTCGGGCGTGATCAAGAAGATCGCCGACCTCGTGCACGAGAAGGTGATCACCGAGATCTCCGATCTCGCCGACCATTCGGACAAGAGCGGCATGCGCATCCAGATCGAGCTGAAGCGCGACGCGATCCCGCAGGTCGTCCTCAACAAGCTGTTCAAGCACACGGCCCTGCAGACGACATTCGGCTACAACGCCGTCGCGCTGGCCGACGGCGTGCCGCGCACGCTGTCGCTGCTCGAGCTCATCACGCACTACCTCGACTACCAGCGCGAGATCGTCACCCGCCGCTCGAAGTTCGAGCTGCGCCAGGCCGAGAAGCGCGCCCACGTCCTCCGGGGCTACCTGATCGCGCTCGACCATCTCGACGCCGTCATCGCCCTCATCCGCGGCTCCGACGACACCGACGCCGCGCGCACGGGCCTGATGGAGCAGTTCGGGCTGTCGGAGATCCAGGCCCAGGCGATCCTCGACCTGCGGCTTGCGCGCCTCACCGGACTGGCGCGCAAGGAGATCGAGGACGAGTTCGCCGACCTGCAGGAGCGCATCGCCGAGCTGCGCGCCATCCTCGGCGACCCGGCCCGCGTCGACGCGCTGATCCGCGAGGAGCTGCTCGAGATCAAGCACATCTACGGCCGCGGCGACGATCGGCGCACCGAGATCGTCGTGGGCGAGGACTCACTCGAGCTCGAGGACATGATCGCCGAGGAGGACATGGTGATCGCGATCACGCGCTCGGGCTACATCAAGCGCCTTCCCGTCACCACCTACCGCGAGCAGCGACGCGGCGGCATCGGGGTGATGGGGATGGACATGAAGGACGACGACTACATCGAGCACCTGTTCGTCGCCTCGACGCACGACTACATCCTCTTCTTCACCACCGTCGGCAAGGTGTACCGGCTCAAGGTGCACGAGCTGCCGCTCGGCTCGCGCCAGTCGAAGGGCCGCGCGATCGTGAACCTGCTGCCGTTCCGCCAGGACGAGTACATCCGCGCCGTGATCGCCACGCGCGACTACAGGGAGTCGAAGTACCTCGTCTTCGCGACCAGGAGGGGCGTCGTCAAGAAGACGGCGTTCCTCGAGTACAACACGCCGCTCAAGGCCGACGGCATCATCGCCCTGAAGATGCGCGAGGACGACGAGCTCGTCGGCGTCCGCCTCTCGGACGGCGACGACGACATCCTGATGGTGTCGCGGCTCGGCCAGGCGGTGCGCTTCCACGAGAAGGATGTGCGCCCGATGGGGCGGCCTGCCTCCGGCGTCGCGGGCATGAAGCTGCGCGCCGGGGACGAGGTGATCGAGGTCGACATCGCGGCAGACGACGCGGACCTGCTCGTCGTGACCGAGAACGGCTGGGGCAAGCGCACGCGCGTGTCCGAGTACCCTGTCAAGGGCCGCGGCACGATGGGCGTGAAGACGGCCCAGCTCGTCGAGGGCAAGGGCCGCCTCGCCGGCGCCCGCATCGTCCGCGAGGGCTATCAGGTGATGCTGATCTCCGACGGCGGCACCGTCATCCGCATGGCCGTCGACGGCATCAAGCGCTCGGGGCGCGCCACGCAGGGCGTGATCGTGATGCGCCTGCGCGAGGGCGAGCACGTCTCCAGCCTGGCGCCGGTGGTGGGGTCGGACGACGACGACGGGGATCCTGTCGAGGCGACGTCCGATGCGGCGCTTCCCGCTGGGTCCGCGGCCCGCGGCGAGGATGGCGACGACATCGGCGCGGGCGAAGCCGATCCGGACGATCCAGCGGACGACGACCTGTAG
- the gyrB gene encoding DNA topoisomerase (ATP-hydrolyzing) subunit B, whose amino-acid sequence MTETDYTAKDITVLEGLEPVRLRPGMYIGSTGPRGLHHLVYEVVDNAVDEALAGHNESVDVTIHPDNSITVRDAGRGIPVDTIEDQGLSALTVVLTKLHAGGKFGGDGYKVSGGLHGVGVSVVNALSEWLVAEVRRDGKVYRQEFARGVPQGDMEVVGAAADTGTTISFLPDREIFEETEFSVSTLMQRLRETAFLTRALRIVLRDERAGGQTVEFHYEGGIRDFVAHVNESKEPVHKHVIYFEGETDQGSVEVAMQWNTSYVESVFSFANNINTTEGGSHLSGFKAALTGTLNKYARDKGLLKEKEDNLEGEDVREGLAAVISVKLRDPQFEGQTKTKLGNPGVKGLVEQTVNQKLAEFLEENPNEARQIITKAVSAARARQAARKARELTRRKSALENSSLPGKLADCSLKDADLCELYIVEGDSAGGSAKQARDRTYQAILPLRGKIINSEKNRINKVLSNNEIQAMITAIGTGFGDEFAIENIRYGRIIVMTDADVDGAHIRTLILTFIYRTMRELVEAGHIYIAVPPLYHVKLGNQEMYFEKDSQLEELLVRERVKDIAITSRDGEEVVLSEARYQRFTRALAELEAWQAKLASEFPGAADFVIEHRLVEADASTPAEAESLIRNMPANGYELTVTERLEDRLLVKIVETETSAAEHVVLPGSLLSSPAYVNLRRAYERLAEIVGLPVFQLSYGKKTDSAETFGALRERALELAKEGMHISRFKGLGEMNPEQLWETTMDPARRMLLKVEVDDAAAADEVFSMLMGDQVEPRRLFIEQNAKGVKFLDV is encoded by the coding sequence TTGACGGAGACGGACTACACCGCAAAGGACATCACGGTCCTGGAAGGGCTCGAGCCGGTCCGGCTCCGCCCCGGCATGTACATCGGCTCGACCGGTCCGCGGGGCCTGCACCACCTCGTCTACGAGGTCGTCGACAACGCAGTCGACGAGGCGCTCGCGGGACACAACGAGAGCGTCGACGTCACGATCCATCCCGACAACTCGATCACGGTGCGCGACGCGGGCCGCGGCATCCCCGTGGACACGATCGAGGATCAGGGCCTCTCCGCGCTGACGGTCGTGCTGACGAAGCTCCACGCGGGCGGCAAGTTCGGCGGCGACGGGTACAAGGTCTCGGGCGGGCTCCACGGCGTCGGCGTCTCGGTCGTCAACGCGCTGTCGGAGTGGCTCGTCGCCGAGGTGCGCAGGGACGGGAAGGTCTACCGGCAGGAGTTCGCGCGCGGAGTGCCGCAGGGCGACATGGAGGTCGTGGGCGCCGCCGCCGACACCGGCACGACGATCTCCTTCCTGCCCGACAGGGAGATCTTCGAGGAGACGGAGTTCTCGGTCTCGACGCTGATGCAGCGGCTGCGCGAGACGGCGTTCCTGACGCGTGCGCTGAGGATCGTGCTGCGCGACGAGCGCGCCGGCGGCCAGACCGTCGAGTTCCACTACGAGGGCGGAATCCGCGACTTCGTCGCCCACGTGAACGAGTCGAAGGAGCCGGTGCACAAGCACGTCATCTACTTCGAAGGGGAGACCGACCAGGGCTCCGTCGAAGTCGCCATGCAGTGGAACACGTCCTACGTCGAGTCGGTGTTCTCGTTCGCGAACAACATCAACACGACGGAGGGCGGCTCGCACCTGTCCGGCTTCAAGGCGGCGCTCACGGGCACGCTCAACAAGTACGCCCGTGACAAGGGGCTGCTGAAGGAGAAGGAGGACAACCTCGAGGGCGAGGACGTGCGCGAGGGTCTGGCCGCCGTCATCTCGGTCAAGCTGCGCGACCCGCAGTTCGAGGGGCAGACGAAGACGAAGCTCGGCAACCCCGGCGTCAAGGGCCTCGTCGAGCAGACGGTGAACCAGAAGCTCGCCGAGTTCCTCGAGGAGAACCCGAACGAGGCGCGGCAGATCATCACGAAGGCGGTGTCCGCCGCCCGCGCGCGGCAGGCGGCGCGCAAGGCGCGCGAGCTGACGCGGCGCAAGTCCGCGCTCGAGAACTCGTCGCTGCCGGGCAAGCTCGCCGACTGCTCGCTCAAGGACGCCGACCTGTGCGAGCTCTACATCGTCGAGGGCGACTCCGCCGGCGGGTCCGCCAAGCAGGCGCGCGACCGTACCTACCAGGCGATCCTGCCTCTACGCGGGAAGATCATCAACAGCGAGAAGAACCGCATCAACAAGGTGCTCTCGAACAACGAGATCCAGGCGATGATCACCGCCATCGGCACCGGCTTCGGCGACGAGTTCGCCATCGAGAACATCCGCTACGGCCGCATCATCGTGATGACCGACGCCGATGTCGACGGCGCCCACATCCGCACGCTCATCCTCACCTTCATCTACCGCACCATGCGCGAGCTCGTCGAGGCCGGCCACATCTACATCGCGGTGCCGCCGCTCTACCACGTCAAGCTCGGCAACCAGGAGATGTACTTCGAGAAGGACAGCCAGCTCGAGGAGCTGCTCGTACGCGAGCGCGTCAAGGACATCGCGATCACGTCCCGCGACGGCGAGGAGGTGGTCCTCAGCGAGGCGCGCTACCAGCGCTTCACGCGCGCGCTCGCGGAGCTCGAGGCCTGGCAGGCGAAGCTCGCGAGCGAGTTCCCGGGCGCCGCCGACTTCGTCATCGAGCACCGTCTCGTCGAGGCCGACGCGAGCACGCCGGCCGAGGCGGAGAGCCTGATCCGGAACATGCCCGCTAACGGCTACGAGCTCACCGTGACCGAGCGCCTCGAGGACAGGCTCCTCGTGAAGATCGTCGAGACGGAGACGAGCGCCGCCGAGCACGTCGTCCTGCCCGGATCGCTGCTCTCCTCGCCCGCCTACGTCAACCTGCGCCGCGCATACGAGCGGCTCGCCGAGATCGTCGGGCTGCCGGTGTTCCAGCTCTCCTACGGGAAGAAGACCGACTCCGCCGAGACGTTCGGCGCGCTGCGCGAGCGCGCGCTCGAGCTCGCCAAGGAGGGGATGCACATCTCCCGCTTCAAGGGGCTCGGCGAGATGAACCCGGAGCAGCTGTGGGAGACGACGATGGACCCGGCGCGACGGATGCTGCTCAAGGTCGAGGTCGACGACGCGGCCGCCGCCGACGAGGTGTTCTCGATGCTGATGGGCGACCAGGTGGAGCCGCGCCGTCTGTTCATCGAGCAGAACGCGAAGGGCGTGAAGTTCCTCGATGTCTGA
- a CDS encoding DUF721 domain-containing protein produces the protein MDRLADSVRGALRTVGVPDVGALADLTRAWPGAVGDAIARAAWPRRMTRDGVLHVATVSSTWAFELGHLAAQIQHELALAAPAAGLTGLRFAPGPVPAAAAAPPEQRRPPRPMPGEEERRAAAAIAAAIEDPQLRESVARAAAASLARAAADRRF, from the coding sequence ATGGACAGGCTCGCAGACAGCGTCCGGGGGGCACTGCGCACGGTCGGCGTCCCCGACGTGGGCGCGCTCGCCGATCTCACGCGTGCCTGGCCGGGCGCGGTCGGCGACGCTATCGCACGCGCCGCCTGGCCCCGACGCATGACGCGGGACGGCGTGCTGCACGTCGCGACCGTCTCATCGACGTGGGCCTTCGAGCTCGGCCATCTCGCTGCGCAGATCCAGCACGAGCTCGCGCTGGCCGCGCCCGCGGCAGGGCTCACCGGCCTGCGCTTCGCACCCGGCCCGGTGCCCGCCGCCGCCGCCGCGCCGCCCGAGCAGCGCCGGCCGCCGCGCCCCATGCCCGGGGAGGAGGAACGCCGCGCCGCCGCCGCGATCGCCGCCGCGATCGAGGACCCGCAGCTGCGCGAGAGCGTCGCCCGCGCGGCCGCCGCGAGCCTTGCCAGGGCCGCCGCCGACCGGCGTTTCTGA
- the recF gene encoding DNA replication/repair protein RecF (All proteins in this family for which functions are known are DNA-binding proteins that assist the filamentation of RecA onto DNA for the initiation of recombination or recombinational repair.) has protein sequence MVPHHADPARRLIVREVTLRDFRSYARLELELEPGLVLVTGENGAGKTNLLESLHLGTQGFSPRTRSDAQLIRYGAAAARVALSGERGSTPMLLEVTLGLDAPKRACLNGAAVQSTEHLRAEISTLVFTPDRLAVVKGGPAARRAYFDRTLGRLYPARATLPVAYAAAVGQRNAALRRVAAGLSSRDAVAPWSARVADLAAALVAARRDTLDLLQPGFCERAGELGLAGGRLDYASEAPTVSALEQRLERDVERGSTGLGPHLDDIAVRAGDRDLRTFGSQGEQRLAVLSLLLAEAELLRSRRGVSPLLLLDDVLSELDAGRRRILSEHIGSGGQAVITATGAEALPLAPAQLLTVVPGSVRGG, from the coding sequence CTGGTACCTCATCATGCCGATCCGGCTCGCCGGCTGATCGTCCGCGAGGTCACGCTCCGCGACTTCCGGTCGTACGCCCGGCTCGAGCTCGAGCTCGAGCCGGGACTCGTCCTCGTCACGGGCGAGAACGGGGCCGGCAAGACGAACCTGCTCGAATCGCTCCACCTCGGCACACAGGGGTTCTCGCCCCGCACCCGCTCGGATGCGCAGTTGATCCGCTACGGCGCCGCCGCCGCCCGTGTCGCCCTCAGCGGCGAGCGAGGGTCCACACCGATGCTCCTGGAGGTCACGCTCGGGTTGGATGCCCCCAAACGGGCCTGCCTCAACGGGGCCGCCGTGCAGTCGACTGAGCATCTGCGCGCCGAGATCTCCACGCTCGTGTTCACCCCCGACCGGCTTGCCGTCGTGAAGGGAGGGCCCGCCGCGAGGCGTGCCTACTTCGACCGCACGCTCGGCCGGCTCTACCCCGCCCGCGCGACGCTCCCCGTGGCCTATGCGGCAGCCGTCGGCCAACGCAACGCCGCCCTGCGCCGCGTGGCCGCGGGGCTCTCGTCCCGCGACGCGGTAGCCCCGTGGAGCGCCCGGGTGGCCGACCTTGCGGCCGCGCTCGTCGCCGCGCGACGGGACACCCTCGATCTGCTGCAGCCCGGATTCTGCGAGCGAGCGGGCGAGCTCGGCCTCGCGGGCGGGCGCCTCGACTACGCGTCCGAGGCCCCCACCGTGTCGGCGCTCGAGCAGCGGCTGGAGCGCGACGTGGAGCGGGGCAGCACGGGTCTCGGCCCGCACCTCGACGACATCGCCGTCCGCGCGGGAGATCGCGACCTGCGGACATTCGGATCGCAGGGCGAGCAGCGACTCGCCGTGCTCTCACTGCTGCTGGCGGAGGCGGAGCTGCTGCGCTCGCGCAGGGGTGTGTCGCCGCTGCTGCTGCTCGACGATGTCCTCTCCGAGCTCGACGCGGGGCGCCGCAGGATCCTCAGCGAGCACATCGGCAGCGGCGGCCAGGCCGTGATCACGGCAACCGGAGCCGAGGCGCTGCCGCTCGCCCCGGCGCAGCTCCTCACCGTCGTCCCCGGCTCCGTTCGCGGCGGCTGA